Proteins encoded in a region of the Mycolicibacterium chitae genome:
- a CDS encoding exodeoxyribonuclease III, with protein MRLATWNVNSIRTRVDRVVDWLGRSDVDVLAMQETKCTDAQFPTMPFAALGYEVAHVGLNQWNGVAIASRIGLDNIEVGFEGQPTWSSKPDVEAAAEARALGATCGGVRVWSLYVPNGRALDDPHYRYKLDWLAALRDTAAGWLADDPALPVALVGDWNIAPQDDDVWDISVFDGRTHVSEAERAAFQAMTDAQFTDVVRPFTPGPGVYTYWDYTQLAFQKRRGMRIDFILGSPEFARRVTHGEIVKDERRPGKKGSIAPSDHAPVLVELGD; from the coding sequence ATGCGCCTGGCCACCTGGAACGTCAACTCCATCCGCACCCGCGTCGACCGCGTGGTCGACTGGCTGGGCCGCTCCGACGTCGACGTGCTAGCCATGCAGGAAACCAAGTGCACCGACGCGCAGTTCCCCACCATGCCGTTCGCCGCGCTGGGCTACGAGGTCGCCCACGTCGGCCTGAACCAGTGGAACGGGGTGGCGATCGCCTCGCGCATCGGCCTGGACAACATCGAGGTCGGGTTCGAGGGCCAGCCGACGTGGTCGAGCAAACCCGACGTGGAGGCCGCCGCGGAGGCCCGTGCGCTCGGGGCGACCTGCGGCGGTGTGCGGGTGTGGAGCCTGTACGTGCCCAACGGGCGCGCGTTGGACGACCCGCACTACCGCTACAAGCTGGACTGGCTTGCCGCGCTGCGCGATACCGCCGCCGGCTGGCTGGCCGACGATCCCGCGCTGCCGGTCGCGTTGGTGGGTGACTGGAACATCGCGCCGCAGGACGACGACGTGTGGGACATCTCCGTGTTCGACGGTCGCACGCACGTGTCGGAGGCCGAGCGCGCGGCGTTCCAGGCCATGACCGACGCCCAATTCACCGACGTGGTACGGCCTTTCACCCCCGGGCCGGGGGTGTACACGTACTGGGATTACACCCAGTTGGCCTTCCAGAAGCGCCGCGGGATGCGCATCGACTTCATCCTGGGCTCCCCGGAGTTCGCGCGGCGGGTCACGCACGGCGAGATCGTCAAGGACGAACGCCGCCCCGGCAAGAAGGGCAGCATCGCCCCCAGCGATCACGCGCCGGTGCTGGTCGAACTGGGCGACTGA
- a CDS encoding peptide deformylase, which yields MAVRPIVIVGDPVLHTATQPVPVGADGSLPADLAELIADMYDTMDAAYGVGLAANQIGVSKRVFVYDCADERGKTARRRGVVVNPVLETSEVPETMPDPENDDEGCLSVPGESFPTGRAQWARVTGLDADGNPVTLEGEGLFARMLQHETGHLDGYLYLDRLVGRHARAAKKTVKRNGWGVPDQSWMPGEVPDPFGH from the coding sequence ATGGCAGTCAGACCAATTGTGATCGTGGGAGATCCCGTCCTACACACAGCGACCCAACCCGTCCCGGTCGGCGCGGACGGTTCGCTGCCCGCGGATCTGGCCGAACTGATCGCGGACATGTACGACACCATGGACGCCGCCTACGGGGTCGGCTTGGCCGCCAATCAGATCGGCGTGTCCAAACGCGTGTTCGTCTACGACTGCGCCGACGAGCGGGGCAAGACCGCGCGCCGGCGCGGCGTGGTGGTCAACCCGGTCCTCGAGACCTCCGAGGTGCCCGAGACCATGCCGGACCCCGAGAACGACGACGAGGGCTGCCTCTCCGTCCCCGGCGAGTCCTTCCCCACCGGCCGCGCCCAGTGGGCCCGGGTGACCGGACTGGACGCCGACGGCAACCCGGTCACCCTCGAGGGCGAGGGGCTGTTCGCCCGGATGCTGCAGCACGAGACCGGGCACCTCGACGGCTACCTGTATCTGGACCGGCTGGTCGGCCGGCACGCCCGCGCCGCGAAGAAGACCGTGAAGCGCAACGGTTGGGGTGTGCCCGACCAGTCCTGGATGCCGGGCGAGGTACCCGACCCGTTCGGTCACTGA
- the sodC gene encoding superoxide dismutase[Cu-Zn], with protein sequence MVKPAAALLFAAPVALLAACSPPGENPSDAPGTTPSIWTGSPAPSGVDEGHGEAHGSGSADTLTVPINDASGAQVATATFEFSSGYATVTVETTGTGKLTPGFHGLHLHSVGKCEPNSVAPDGGAPGDFLSAGGHFQVPGHSGHPASGDLTSLQVRQDGSALLVTTTDAFTQDDLLDGDQTSIMIHEQADNFANIPPERYNQVNGTPGPDETTMATGDAGKRVACGVISGE encoded by the coding sequence ATGGTCAAGCCAGCCGCCGCACTTTTGTTTGCCGCCCCTGTTGCCCTGCTCGCCGCCTGCTCGCCTCCGGGGGAGAACCCCAGCGACGCCCCGGGCACCACGCCGTCCATCTGGACCGGCTCGCCCGCACCGTCGGGAGTTGACGAGGGACACGGCGAAGCCCACGGTTCCGGGAGCGCCGACACGCTGACGGTGCCCATCAACGATGCGTCCGGCGCGCAGGTCGCCACCGCGACCTTCGAGTTCAGCAGCGGCTACGCCACCGTCACCGTCGAGACCACCGGCACCGGCAAGCTCACCCCCGGTTTCCACGGTCTGCACCTGCATTCGGTCGGCAAGTGTGAGCCCAACTCGGTGGCCCCCGACGGCGGCGCCCCCGGCGACTTCCTCTCGGCCGGTGGCCATTTCCAGGTTCCCGGCCACAGCGGACACCCCGCCAGCGGTGACTTGACCTCGCTGCAGGTGCGCCAGGACGGGTCCGCCCTGCTGGTGACCACCACCGACGCGTTCACCCAGGACGACCTGCTCGACGGCGATCAGACGTCGATCATGATCCACGAGCAGGCCGACAACTTCGCCAACATCCCGCCGGAGCGCTACAACCAGGTCAACGGCACCCCGGGTCCGGACGAGACCACCATGGCCACCGGTGACGCCGGTAAGCGAGTGGCCTGCGGTGTCATCTCTGGGGAGTAG
- a CDS encoding PLP-dependent cysteine synthase family protein yields the protein MTQTVGNTPVVRLNGQFAMENTELLLKLEYYNPTASVKDRLSVGAINFAENSGQLQPGGTIVAASSGNLGIGLAAAGASRGYRVVIVIYEDTSYERKVVIQNLGAELVLTPKEDGVRGSVEEAERIARTTPGAFFVNQFIIPINREIHRETTGPEIWRDTAGEVDAAVIGVGSGGTISGIGTFLKEQNPDIKIFAVEPDNSAVLSGEEFNPHKIYGLGPNFKSPNFADEVVDEVLRVTEDEAAAVARDLAKHAGIPAGLSGGAAVAAAQQVAKRQDPTIRTIVTLIPDSADRYISSYLFQDAFDENGALRTDV from the coding sequence GTGACCCAGACGGTGGGAAACACCCCCGTCGTGCGCTTGAACGGTCAGTTCGCCATGGAGAACACCGAACTCCTACTGAAGCTCGAGTACTACAACCCGACGGCGAGCGTGAAGGACCGACTCTCGGTCGGCGCGATCAACTTCGCCGAGAACAGCGGGCAGTTGCAACCCGGCGGCACCATCGTGGCCGCGAGCAGCGGCAACCTCGGCATCGGACTGGCGGCCGCGGGTGCCAGCCGCGGGTACCGCGTCGTCATCGTCATCTACGAGGACACCAGCTACGAGCGCAAGGTCGTCATCCAGAACCTCGGCGCGGAGCTGGTCCTGACGCCGAAGGAGGACGGCGTGCGCGGCTCGGTCGAGGAAGCCGAGCGAATCGCCCGCACCACACCCGGCGCGTTCTTCGTCAACCAGTTCATCATCCCCATCAATCGCGAGATCCACCGGGAAACGACGGGGCCGGAGATCTGGCGGGACACCGCCGGCGAGGTCGACGCGGCCGTCATCGGGGTCGGCTCAGGCGGAACCATCAGCGGCATCGGGACATTCCTGAAAGAGCAGAATCCCGACATCAAGATCTTCGCGGTCGAACCCGACAATTCCGCGGTCCTCAGCGGCGAGGAGTTCAACCCGCACAAGATCTACGGCCTGGGCCCGAACTTCAAGTCGCCGAACTTCGCCGACGAGGTGGTCGACGAGGTGCTGCGGGTCACCGAGGACGAGGCGGCCGCGGTCGCCCGAGATCTCGCCAAGCACGCGGGGATTCCCGCCGGCCTCAGCGGCGGCGCCGCGGTGGCCGCCGCCCAGCAGGTCGCCAAACGGCAGGACCCGACCATTCGGACGATCGTCACGCTGATCCCGGATTCCGCGGACCGCTACATCTCGAGCTACCTGTTCCAGGACGCCTTCGACGAGAACGGAGCGTTGCGCACCGATGTCTGA
- a CDS encoding sodium:solute symporter family protein gives MPDLEFIRQSSGLGYALLFGPGIVLLLIALAVKGAVRTTHNYVISGRLLGFGFGVASLISVWTWSMAVMLSSAQAYTWGTSGLIWFIVPNGLAIIIMVPFALKLRQKMPSGYTLAEFIRARFQNSVSSVATLVFLIGALLGVIMINLAGLVLVMNKIFGLTPISIVVTGIVVVTVYSYFGGLTTSAVTGTLNTLLLGVGSSVVVLYALAKAGGADLVFNEVQARGDQHLNPFNPVTAASFGLALALGLLTNVIADQSFWQRVWAIRPKDLGRSFLWAGVWFYPIPMALGLLGFIGVAYGVTPEQLGPLGAGAIGPHVIASLGLPVFIIALYTLVVVNACFAAIDGALSGVTSLVAVDIVHRYWPKVSERTLLTITKGSMIVAAAIAGGVVLTGIDYVNLVTTVYFYGTSLLIPVALSIFWSRMTGTGYVAGVLAGVAVGGPLRETLGPTYGPLFGIIGLIAASAIVSIVVSLRSNTRFDFDSLADGTGALLERDAAPSDPDPDPDPDPTPDERVPAGQQ, from the coding sequence ATGCCTGATCTCGAATTCATCCGCCAGTCAAGCGGATTGGGCTACGCCCTGCTGTTCGGCCCGGGCATCGTGCTGCTGCTCATCGCCCTCGCGGTCAAGGGCGCGGTCCGGACGACGCACAACTACGTGATCTCGGGCCGACTGCTCGGCTTCGGGTTCGGGGTGGCGTCGCTGATCTCGGTGTGGACGTGGTCGATGGCGGTGATGCTGTCCTCCGCGCAGGCCTATACCTGGGGCACCTCGGGCCTGATCTGGTTCATCGTGCCCAACGGTCTCGCCATCATCATCATGGTGCCGTTCGCGCTGAAACTGCGCCAGAAGATGCCGTCGGGATACACGCTCGCCGAGTTCATCCGGGCGCGGTTCCAGAACTCGGTCAGCAGCGTGGCGACGTTGGTCTTCCTCATCGGCGCCCTGCTCGGCGTGATCATGATCAACCTCGCCGGGTTGGTGCTCGTCATGAACAAGATCTTCGGGCTCACCCCGATCAGCATCGTCGTCACCGGCATCGTCGTGGTCACGGTGTACTCGTACTTCGGCGGGCTGACGACGTCGGCGGTCACGGGGACGTTGAACACCCTGCTCCTCGGCGTCGGATCGTCGGTGGTGGTGTTGTACGCCCTCGCCAAGGCCGGCGGTGCGGACCTGGTGTTCAACGAGGTCCAGGCCCGCGGCGACCAGCACCTGAACCCGTTCAACCCGGTCACCGCGGCCAGCTTCGGCCTCGCCCTGGCGCTCGGGCTGCTGACCAACGTAATTGCGGATCAGTCGTTCTGGCAACGGGTTTGGGCCATCCGACCCAAGGACCTCGGCCGCAGCTTCCTGTGGGCCGGCGTGTGGTTCTACCCCATCCCGATGGCCCTGGGCCTGCTCGGCTTCATCGGCGTCGCCTACGGCGTGACGCCGGAGCAGCTGGGTCCGCTGGGTGCCGGCGCGATCGGACCGCACGTCATCGCCAGCCTCGGCCTGCCCGTGTTCATCATCGCGCTCTACACGCTGGTGGTGGTCAACGCGTGCTTCGCGGCCATCGACGGCGCCCTCTCGGGCGTCACCTCGTTGGTCGCGGTCGACATCGTGCATCGCTACTGGCCCAAGGTATCCGAGCGAACACTGCTCACCATCACCAAGGGCAGCATGATCGTCGCGGCCGCGATCGCCGGCGGGGTGGTGCTGACCGGGATCGACTACGTCAATCTCGTGACCACGGTGTACTTCTACGGCACCAGCCTGCTCATCCCGGTGGCCCTGAGCATCTTCTGGTCGCGGATGACCGGGACCGGGTACGTCGCGGGGGTGCTCGCGGGCGTCGCCGTGGGCGGCCCGCTGCGGGAGACGCTCGGACCCACCTACGGTCCGCTGTTCGGGATCATCGGCCTGATCGCGGCGTCGGCCATCGTCTCGATCGTGGTCAGTCTGCGGTCCAACACCCGCTTCGACTTCGACAGCCTCGCCGACGGCACCGGGGCGCTGCTCGAACGCGACGCCGCGCCCAGCGATCCCGATCCCGATCCCGATCCCGATCCCACTCCCGACGAGCGCGTCCCCGCCGGACAACAGTAA
- a CDS encoding LytR C-terminal domain-containing protein, translated as MNERVPDSSGLPLRAMVMVLLFLGVIFLLVGFQALGGSGDADDEAATTTTVTTSATPTSEEEAAPEEEEAAPRADVRVYNISEVAGAADRTATRLRDEGWTVTETGNLTLPSVQVTTVYFGDAEGEQAAAEELGRVLEAPVEPRLLELVEQPPGVVVVVTG; from the coding sequence ATGAACGAGCGCGTCCCGGACTCCTCAGGCCTACCGCTGCGCGCCATGGTGATGGTGCTGCTGTTCCTGGGGGTCATTTTCCTCCTGGTCGGCTTCCAAGCCCTGGGCGGCAGCGGTGACGCCGACGACGAGGCCGCCACCACGACCACCGTCACCACCTCGGCGACGCCCACCTCGGAAGAGGAGGCCGCGCCCGAGGAGGAAGAGGCCGCTCCGCGGGCCGACGTGCGGGTCTACAACATCTCCGAGGTCGCCGGCGCGGCCGATCGCACCGCCACCCGGTTGCGCGACGAGGGCTGGACGGTCACCGAGACCGGAAACCTGACGCTGCCCAGCGTCCAGGTCACGACGGTGTACTTCGGCGACGCCGAGGGGGAGCAGGCCGCGGCCGAGGAACTGGGCCGGGTACTGGAAGCTCCGGTCGAACCGCGACTCCTCGAACTTGTCGAGCAGCCACCGGGCGTCGTCGTAGTCGTCACAGGTTAG
- a CDS encoding N-acetylglutamate synthase, CG3035 family: MSVELPAVGSRVSLRYRLPAGSDKPLTDVVGHLDRGAPDLVIRTKSGELVEVPIADVVSVRELSHAPVRNSQIRAVEHAAAMAWPGVEQQWLHGWFLRAGHGVTRRANSAVPLDVSAHLAGLADVAAWYRERGLPAWLALPERLLPVRAAGVEAYRVMVRDTGIEPAKGSARDFAKGSVSFAALPDAAWLATYRRDVPADVLTAVVDGEVTFAALGSAAVARGAVTAAHDGTRWLGISSLRVVEEQPAVAEQGRGHARALCAALLAWGAERGAARAYVQVPDHDAAAVALYTAAGFRLHHSGRYVDAQSLLGLTI; this comes from the coding sequence GTGTCGGTCGAGTTACCCGCGGTGGGTAGCCGGGTCAGCCTGCGGTACCGGCTGCCCGCGGGCTCGGACAAACCGCTGACCGACGTGGTGGGCCATCTCGACCGCGGGGCACCGGACCTGGTGATCCGCACCAAGTCCGGCGAACTCGTCGAGGTGCCCATCGCCGACGTGGTCAGCGTGCGCGAACTCTCCCACGCCCCGGTGCGCAACTCGCAGATCCGCGCCGTCGAGCACGCGGCGGCGATGGCCTGGCCCGGCGTCGAACAGCAGTGGTTGCACGGCTGGTTCCTGCGCGCCGGTCACGGCGTCACCCGGCGCGCCAACTCCGCGGTGCCGCTGGATGTTTCGGCGCACCTGGCCGGGCTGGCCGATGTTGCCGCCTGGTATCGCGAGCGCGGCCTGCCGGCGTGGCTGGCGCTGCCCGAGCGGCTGCTGCCGGTGCGCGCGGCGGGCGTCGAGGCCTACCGGGTGATGGTGCGCGACACCGGGATCGAGCCCGCGAAGGGCTCGGCGAGGGACTTCGCGAAGGGCTCGGTGAGCTTCGCGGCCCTCCCCGACGCGGCCTGGCTCGCGACCTATCGTCGCGACGTCCCGGCCGATGTGCTCACGGCCGTGGTCGACGGCGAGGTCACCTTTGCCGCGCTGGGGTCCGCGGCGGTGGCGCGCGGCGCGGTCACCGCCGCCCACGACGGCACCCGCTGGCTGGGCATCTCGTCGCTGCGGGTGGTCGAGGAGCAGCCGGCGGTTGCGGAGCAAGGTCGCGGGCACGCGCGCGCACTCTGCGCGGCGCTGCTGGCCTGGGGCGCCGAGCGCGGCGCCGCCCGCGCCTACGTGCAGGTGCCCGACCACGACGCGGCCGCGGTGGCGCTGTACACCGCGGCGGGCTTCCGGCTGCATCACAGCGGCCGATATGTGGATGCGCAATCGTTGCTGGGCCTTACGATTTAG
- a CDS encoding LLM class flavin-dependent oxidoreductase, whose product MSELQLEERAARLRQPGKPFRLGFFTQVPSPAERPARRTYEELVESIVAAEELGYDSVWIGQHHFSPEDGSVPSPLVVLANAAARTTRIHLATAVIALPFEHPIRLAEDLAVLDELAGGRVQVGLGGARGDLQAFNTFGIDFADRHEIFDRNLAILQHLLEERTCTEFIAAPTIALAGPDAPAPTGQLSASDSVAGQLATADLEPKRLFPAAPSLRNRLWQTASSEERARMIARNNNGLLIGAFHDHVIHHQLRFIVGYLEEWQALHGNLDEARIGAQRFTLHGESAAAIAERLGPDVAATQRGLADRFPQLGALTPAEYLASVARTGTSREIAQQLLDDPALLGFITDFFPTTGLFPSVREGTAGADLDVDRLRLFADEIAPELGWKPATAHPHQETIHA is encoded by the coding sequence ATGTCTGAGCTGCAGCTCGAAGAGCGCGCCGCACGCCTGCGGCAGCCCGGAAAGCCCTTCCGGTTGGGCTTCTTCACCCAGGTGCCCAGCCCGGCCGAACGGCCGGCGCGCCGGACCTACGAGGAACTCGTCGAAAGCATCGTGGCCGCCGAGGAACTCGGCTACGACAGCGTCTGGATCGGGCAGCACCACTTCAGCCCCGAGGACGGGAGTGTTCCGTCGCCGCTGGTGGTGCTGGCCAACGCCGCGGCGCGGACCACGAGGATCCACCTCGCGACGGCGGTCATCGCCCTGCCGTTCGAGCACCCGATCAGGCTCGCCGAGGATCTGGCGGTGCTCGACGAACTGGCGGGCGGCCGGGTCCAGGTCGGACTGGGCGGCGCCCGCGGGGATTTGCAGGCGTTCAACACGTTCGGCATCGACTTCGCCGACAGGCATGAGATCTTCGACCGCAACCTCGCCATCCTGCAGCATCTGTTGGAGGAGCGGACGTGCACGGAGTTCATCGCCGCACCCACCATCGCGTTGGCCGGCCCGGACGCGCCCGCGCCGACCGGGCAACTGTCGGCCTCCGATTCGGTCGCGGGACAGCTGGCCACCGCGGATCTGGAGCCCAAGCGCCTCTTCCCCGCCGCGCCGAGCCTGCGGAACCGCCTGTGGCAGACCGCCAGCAGTGAAGAGCGGGCGCGAATGATCGCCCGGAACAACAACGGGTTGCTCATCGGCGCGTTCCACGACCACGTCATCCACCATCAACTCCGGTTCATCGTCGGCTACCTCGAGGAATGGCAGGCGCTGCACGGAAACCTCGACGAGGCGCGAATCGGCGCGCAGCGCTTCACTTTGCACGGGGAGAGCGCAGCCGCGATCGCGGAGCGCCTCGGCCCCGACGTGGCGGCCACCCAGCGGGGCCTGGCGGACCGCTTCCCGCAACTGGGCGCGCTGACCCCCGCGGAGTACCTGGCCTCGGTGGCGCGCACGGGCACCTCGCGCGAGATCGCGCAGCAACTCCTCGACGATCCCGCCCTGCTGGGCTTCATCACCGACTTCTTCCCGACCACCGGATTGTTCCCGTCGGTCCGAGAAGGCACCGCCGGAGCGGACCTCGACGTCGACCGCCTGCGCCTGTTCGCCGACGAGATCGCGCCGGAACTCGGTTGGAAACCCGCCACCGCTCACCCGCACCAGGAGACCATCCATGCCTGA
- the thiC gene encoding phosphomethylpyrimidine synthase ThiC has product MSDISAIANLSGGPISGSAKVYRELPDGARVPFRRIHLSNGEHLDVYDTSGPYTDPDARIDLDAGLPHRPIIRDRGTQLQRARAGEITAEMAFIAEREGVPAELVRSEVAAGRAVIPANHNHPESEPMIIGKAFAVKINANIGNSAVTSSIAEEVDKMVWATRWGADTIMDLSTGKNIHETREWILRNSPVPVGTVPIYQALEKVDGEPTELTWEMYRDTVIEQCEQGVDYMTVHAGVLLRHIPLTVDRVTGIVSRGGSIMAAWCLAHHTESFLYTHFAELCEIFARYDVTFSLGDGLRPGSIADANDEAQFAELRTLGELTKIAKSHGVQVMIEGPGHVPMHKIVENVRLEEELCEEAPFYTLGPLATDIAPGYDHITSAIGAAIIAQAGTAMLCYVTPKEHLGLPNRKDVKDGVIAYKIAAHAADLAKGHPRAQQRDDALSTARFEFRWEDQFNLALDPDTAREFHDETLPAGPAKTAHFCSMCGPKFCSMRITQDIRDAYPDGTAGEIERGMAAKSAEFAEHGNRVYLPLEPAVSESTL; this is encoded by the coding sequence ATGAGTGATATTTCTGCTATTGCCAACCTGTCCGGTGGCCCAATCTCGGGAAGCGCCAAGGTGTATCGGGAACTTCCCGACGGCGCGCGGGTGCCGTTTCGCCGCATCCACCTGAGCAACGGCGAGCATCTGGATGTCTACGACACGTCCGGCCCCTACACCGATCCGGACGCGCGCATCGACCTCGATGCCGGACTGCCGCACCGCCCGATCATCCGGGACCGCGGCACTCAACTGCAGCGCGCCCGCGCCGGGGAGATCACCGCCGAGATGGCGTTCATCGCCGAACGTGAAGGTGTACCAGCCGAACTCGTGCGCAGCGAGGTGGCCGCCGGGCGCGCGGTCATCCCCGCCAACCACAACCATCCCGAGAGCGAGCCGATGATCATCGGCAAGGCCTTCGCGGTGAAGATCAACGCCAACATCGGCAACTCCGCGGTGACCTCGTCGATCGCCGAGGAGGTGGACAAGATGGTGTGGGCCACCCGGTGGGGCGCCGACACCATCATGGACCTGTCCACCGGCAAGAACATCCACGAGACCCGCGAGTGGATCCTGCGCAACTCCCCCGTCCCGGTCGGCACCGTGCCGATCTATCAGGCACTGGAGAAGGTCGACGGCGAACCGACCGAGCTGACGTGGGAGATGTACCGCGACACCGTGATCGAGCAGTGCGAGCAGGGTGTGGACTACATGACCGTGCACGCCGGCGTGCTGCTGCGGCACATCCCGCTGACCGTCGACCGGGTGACCGGCATCGTCTCGCGCGGCGGATCGATCATGGCGGCCTGGTGCCTGGCCCACCACACCGAGTCGTTCCTCTACACCCACTTCGCCGAACTGTGCGAGATCTTTGCCCGCTACGACGTGACCTTCTCGCTGGGTGACGGCCTGCGCCCCGGTTCGATCGCCGACGCCAACGACGAGGCCCAGTTCGCCGAGCTGCGCACCCTGGGCGAGCTCACCAAGATCGCGAAAAGCCATGGCGTACAGGTGATGATCGAAGGTCCGGGCCACGTCCCGATGCACAAGATCGTGGAGAACGTCCGCCTCGAGGAGGAACTCTGCGAGGAGGCGCCGTTCTACACCCTGGGACCGCTGGCCACCGACATCGCCCCCGGCTACGACCACATCACCTCGGCCATCGGCGCCGCGATCATCGCGCAGGCCGGCACCGCCATGCTGTGCTACGTCACCCCCAAGGAACACCTGGGCCTGCCCAACCGCAAGGACGTCAAGGACGGCGTCATCGCCTACAAGATCGCCGCGCACGCCGCGGACCTCGCCAAGGGGCACCCCCGCGCCCAGCAGCGCGATGACGCCCTGAGCACCGCGCGCTTCGAGTTCCGCTGGGAGGACCAGTTCAACCTGGCGCTGGATCCCGACACCGCCCGCGAGTTCCACGACGAGACGCTGCCGGCGGGACCGGCCAAGACCGCGCACTTCTGCTCGATGTGCGGGCCGAAGTTCTGTTCGATGCGCATCACCCAGGACATCCGGGACGCCTACCCGGACGGCACCGCCGGCGAGATCGAACGCGGGATGGCGGCCAAGTCCGCCGAGTTCGCCGAGCACGGCAACCGGGTGTACCTCCCGTTGGAACCGGCCGTGTCAGAATCGACGCTATGA
- a CDS encoding DUF3263 domain-containing protein, translated as MDGAMARAERSGDDAELTDGLTRREHDILAFERQWWKYAGAKEEAIKELFSMSATRYYQVLNALVDRPEALAADPMLVKRLRRLRASRQKARAARRLGFEVT; from the coding sequence ATGGACGGCGCCATGGCAAGGGCTGAGCGGTCGGGCGATGACGCTGAGCTCACCGATGGGCTGACCCGTCGTGAGCACGACATTCTGGCTTTCGAACGGCAATGGTGGAAGTACGCCGGCGCGAAGGAAGAAGCCATCAAGGAGCTGTTCTCGATGTCGGCCACCCGCTACTACCAGGTGCTCAACGCGCTGGTGGACCGTCCCGAGGCGCTGGCGGCCGACCCGATGCTGGTGAAGCGGCTGCGTCGGCTCCGGGCCAGCCGGCAGAAGGCGCGCGCCGCCCGCCGGTTGGGCTTCGAGGTCACCTGA
- a CDS encoding HNH endonuclease signature motif containing protein, translating into MFEVEVLPPVTQVRELDTSALVDAMGASARLEAATAARRVAAIAELFDRRLHEIDADQREQWLIDGHEQVTAEVACALRISRARAAALIRVAVALHERLPQTAAKFALGLVDYRVLTVLVARTELILDDADVATLDAIIARQVHRWNRLSRKKLTDAIDTCVLDIDRLAKKPTRTPAEDREIGIGPDRDGNAEIWGTVAAPDAIAFDTRLNALADSVCPQDPRPKARRRADALGALAAGATTMACQCGREDCPTLTDPAPPQPEVVITVLSDPAAGTGYLPGYGVLSEQALADIAERATQQLQLAHPGEHSDPEPGYRPSAALAAFVRARDLTCRFPGCDAPAQVCDVDHTVPWPHGPTHPSNLKILCRRHHLLKTFYTGPRWWKDTQRHDGTILWTSPTGHTYRTKPHGALLFPSLTRSTGHLDLPAAPPPTPGRGHAMPTRTMTRAQQTAYRINYERTQNAQYYALNPEPPPEPPPF; encoded by the coding sequence ATGTTCGAAGTGGAGGTGTTGCCGCCGGTCACGCAGGTGCGTGAGCTGGACACTTCCGCTCTGGTCGACGCCATGGGCGCCTCGGCCCGGCTCGAGGCCGCCACCGCGGCACGTCGGGTGGCCGCGATCGCCGAGCTGTTCGACCGCCGCCTGCACGAGATCGACGCCGACCAACGCGAACAATGGCTCATCGACGGCCACGAACAAGTCACCGCCGAAGTCGCCTGCGCCCTGCGGATCAGCCGGGCACGCGCGGCCGCCCTGATCCGAGTCGCGGTCGCCCTGCACGAACGCCTACCCCAGACCGCCGCCAAATTCGCCCTGGGCCTGGTCGACTACCGCGTCCTGACCGTCCTGGTCGCCCGTACCGAACTGATCCTCGACGACGCCGACGTCGCCACCCTCGACGCCATCATCGCCCGCCAGGTGCACCGCTGGAACCGCCTGTCCCGCAAGAAACTGACCGACGCCATCGACACCTGCGTCCTCGACATCGACCGGCTCGCCAAAAAACCCACCCGCACCCCCGCCGAGGACCGCGAGATCGGCATCGGCCCCGACCGCGACGGCAACGCCGAAATCTGGGGCACCGTCGCCGCCCCCGACGCCATCGCCTTCGACACCCGCCTCAATGCCCTCGCCGACTCCGTGTGCCCCCAAGACCCGCGCCCCAAAGCCCGCCGCCGCGCCGACGCCCTCGGCGCCCTGGCGGCCGGGGCCACCACCATGGCTTGCCAATGCGGCCGCGAGGACTGCCCCACCCTCACCGACCCCGCCCCGCCGCAACCCGAAGTGGTCATCACCGTGCTGTCCGACCCGGCCGCCGGCACCGGCTACCTACCCGGCTACGGAGTACTGAGCGAACAAGCCCTTGCCGACATCGCCGAACGTGCCACCCAACAACTGCAACTGGCTCATCCCGGCGAGCACAGCGACCCCGAACCGGGCTACCGGCCCTCGGCCGCGCTGGCCGCCTTCGTCCGCGCCCGCGACCTGACCTGCCGCTTCCCCGGCTGCGACGCCCCGGCCCAGGTCTGTGACGTCGACCACACCGTGCCCTGGCCACACGGGCCGACCCACCCGTCGAACCTCAAAATTTTATGCCGTCGACATCATTTGCTGAAAACTTTCTACACCGGTCCACGCTGGTGGAAAGACACCCAACGCCACGACGGCACCATCCTGTGGACCTCCCCGACCGGCCACACCTATCGCACCAAACCCCATGGCGCCCTGCTGTTCCCGAGCCTGACGCGGTCCACCGGCCACCTCGACCTGCCCGCCGCACCCCCACCCACACCCGGCCGCGGCCACGCCATGCCCACCCGCACCATGACCCGCGCCCAACAAACCGCCTACCGCATCAACTACGAACGCACCCAAAACGCCCAGTATTACGCGCTGAATCCCGAACCCCCACCCGAACCACCACCGTTCTGA